In Campylobacter porcelli, the sequence TTGCTAGGTGTAGAAGCGATTGAAATTTTGAGCCAAGAAATATCAAAAAGTGAGATGGATAACTACATTTCACAGATTAAATTTAATGAAAAAAGCTCAAATTCTCAAAGGGTAGTCTTCATCGCTCCAAATGAACTTATAGCTAGATTTATCCAGACAAAATATTCTAATAAATTAGCTAGTATCTATGAAATTCACACAGGTTTAAAACCTCAAGTTATCATCACAACGCAAAAAGCAGACTTAAATATTAAGTTAAAAGATGTAAATGTAAAAGAGATAAAGAGCCAAAGCTCACTATTAAATCCTAGCTATACATTTGATAATTTTGTCGTTGGAGACTCTAATCAATTTGCTTTTATCAGCTCAAAGCAAGTAGCCACAAACCCTGGAAAAGCCTATAATCCACTATTTATCTATGGTCCAACTGGTCTTGGTAAAACTCATCTTTTACAATCCATAGGAAATGAATGCTTAGAAAATGGCAAAACCGTTATTTGCATTACAAGTGAGCAATTTACAAGTGATTTTATAAGAAATGTAGAAAATAGAACTATGAATAAATTTAAAGAAAAATATCGTAATTGCGATGTTTTATTAATCGATGATGTTCAATTTTTCCATAAATCAGAAAAAACTCAAGAGGAGTTTTTCCATACTTTTAATGAAATTCACTCTAAAAATGGTCAAATAGTTATGACCTCAGACAAACCTCCAAAAATGCTAAAAGGCTTTGAAGAGAGATTAAAAAGTCGTTTTGAGTGGGGACTTATGGCTGATATTACTCCACCAGAGCTAGATACCAAAATTAGAATTATCAAGACTAAATGCGAATTTGACAAAATAGAATTAAGCGATGATATAATAGAATATATCGCTTCAAATATGGGCGATAATATAAGAGAGATAGAAAGCGCTATAATCAATATCAATGCTTTTGCTAATATTATGCGTCAAAATATCACACTTGAATTTGCCAAAAATGTCATAAAAGATCAGATAAAAGAGAAAAAAGAAGCCATAAGCTTAGAAAATATAATACAATATGTATCTTATGAGATGAATATAAAACCAAGTGATATAAAGAGCAAAAATCGCACAAAAAACATTGTAGAAGCTCGTAGAATTTGTATATACTTAGCTAAAACCTTAACCCCAAATTCAATGCCACAACTAGCTTCACATTTTGGGTTAAAAGACCATAGTGCTGTAAGCCATAATATCAAAAAAATTAATAATTTAATAGAAAATGATAGCTATTTTAAAGCTAGATTAGAAGAGTTAAAAAATAAAATATTATCAAAGGAATAGTGAATATGTGTGAAAATTATATTGCGAGTTATTCAATAAAATTTAACCAAATTTACGGCGTTTTGTGTAGTTATTCACAAAATCAACAAACTAACTAAAAATAAAAAAATAAATTTAAAAATAAAGGCAAAAAATGAAAGTTTTAATCAAAAAAAATATCTTAGAAACAATAATAATAAACACAAATTCATATCTTGATAAAAAAGATCTAAGCTCAATCACATCTCATATATTCATAAGTGCTAAAGACTCTCTTTTAACAATCAAAGCTACAGATAATGAGATTGGACTAAGCTATAAAGCTTCAAATGTAAATATAATTGATGAAGGTATAGCTACTGCAAATGGTAAAAAACTTCTTGATATTATAAAAAGCTTAAAAGATGGCGAAATTATGCTAGAGACAGTTCAAAACCATCTATATATAAAACAAAATAACTCTAAATATCGCCTACCTATGCAAAAAGCTGATGATTTCCCAGATTTCCCAACAATTGAAAATAAAAAAAGATTTAATATAAACGCAGCAAATCTAAGCAAAAGTTTAAAGAAAATCACAAATTCAATAGAAAATACTAATTCCAAAATAGAATTAACAGGTGCATTAATAGATATTAAAAATGAAAATATAAATTTAGTCGGGACAGATACAAAAAGACTTAGCATATACACACTAGATATAAAATCAGAAAATGAACCATTTAGTATAATAATTCCTAAAAAAGCTATAGTTGAAATTCAAAAAATATTCTATGAAAATATCGAAATTTACTATGATGAAAATATATTTATCTCAATTAGCCAAAATTTCGAATTTTTCACAAAATTGATAAATGGACGCTATCCAGACTACGCAAGAGTAATACCAAAAGAGTCTAAAATAAATATAACACTAAATCGTGAAAAAATGATAGAAGGCATTAAAACAATATCAATGCTATCTGAAATTATAAAAATTACAATAACTCCAGAAAATATATCATTTGAAAGTATCAATAATGATAATAGCGAAGCAAAAACCATAATAGAACAAAAATTTAATATAGAAGAAAATATAATACTAGGAGTAAAAAATAGATTTATTCTTGATTTCTTATCAAGTATAGAAGATAGTGAATTTACCTTATCATACAATGATATAGGACTTCCATTTGTGCTTAGCTGCGAAGAGTTAAAAACAATAATAATGCCTATAAATATTTAAGGATTAAGATGGAAAATTTAGAAAAAAAAGATTATGGCGCTGGAAATATCAAGGTTTTAAAAGGTCTTGAAGCCGTTAGAAAACGCCCTGGAATGTATATAGGCGATACTAATATAAATGGTCTTCATCATATGATCTATGAAGTAGTAGATAACTCCATAGATGAAGCAATGGCTGGATATTGCGATACTATCGATATTGAGCTTACAAATGAAGGCTCAGCTATAATCACAGATAATGGTAGGGGAATTCCAGTAGATATTCATCCAACTGAGAAAATTTCAGCTGCGACTGTGGTTTTAACCGTTCTGCACGCTGGGGGTAAATTTGATAAAGATACATATAAAGTATCAGGCGGACTTCATGGAGTTGGTGTATCAGTTGTCAATGCTCTATCTAAAAAATTAGTTTTAAATATAAAAAGAGATGGCAAACTTCATCGCCAAGAATTCGCCGAAGGCATACCTCAAAGCGATTTAGAAGTTATCAAAACTACAAATAGAACTGGAACTAGCGTAGAGTTTTGGCCTGATGATACTATCTTTGAAATAACTAAATTTGATAGAGAAATTTTAGCCAAAAGATTTAGAGAATTAGCATATTTAAATCCAAAAATTACTATAAATTTCAAAGACCAAAGAGATGGATTTAAAGAGAGTTATCACTTTGATGGCGGACTTGAGAGCTTTGTAACTGATATGAATAAGAGCAATCCAGTAAGCAAAGCTGTGAGCTTTAGCGGTGGGGAAGATGATGTTATAGTTGATTTTGCTCTTTTATATAATGATACATATAGCGAAAATTTATTAAGCTTTGTAAATAATATTAAAACCCCTGATGGCGGAACTCACGAAGCTGGATTTAGAGCTGGGCTTACTAGAGCTATTACAAACTACATAGCAGCAAATGCCGCTACTCGTGAAAAAGATACTAAAATCACTGGAGATGATATAAGAGAAGGTCTTATAGCTGTTGTAAGTGTCAAGGTTCCAGAGCCACAATTTGAAGGGCAAACTAAAGGCAAACTTGGCTCAAGCTATGTAAAACCAATAGTCCAAAAGATGACTTTTGAAGTGCTTTGTAAATATTTTGAAGAAAATCCAAACGAAGCAAAAGCCATTATGAATAAAGCTCTAATGGCAGCTCGTGGTAGGGAAGCAGCTAAAAAAGCAAGAGATTTAACACGCAAAAAAGATAGTTTAAATAGCGTTGGAACATTGCCTGGTAAATTAGCTGATTGTCAAAGCAAAGACCCAAGTGAGAGCGAAATTTACCTTGTTGAGGGCGATTCTGCTGGAGGCTCAGCAAAGCAAGGTCGTGATAGAGTATTTCAAGCTATTTTGCCACTTCGTGGTAAAATTTTAAATGTAGAAAAGAGTAGGCTTGATAAAATTTTAAAATCCGAAGAGATAAAAAATATGATAACCGCATTTGGTTGTGGTATCGGTGATGAGTTTGATGCTAGTAAGCTAAGATACCATAAAATCATCATTATGACTGATGCTGATGTCGATGGAAGCCATATCCAAACCCTACTTCTTACATTTTTCTTTAGATTTCTTACACCAATTATCGAAAATGGAAATGTCTATTTAGCTCAGCCACCACTTTATAGATATAAAAAAGGCAAAAAAGAAATTTATTTAAAAGATGAAAAAGCCTTAAATGAATTCCTTATAGAAACTGGCATTGAGAGCGAAGATTTCCAAGGAGTTGGTAGTAATGATTTGATAGATTATCTAAAATTAATTAGCACATATAGAACGGTTTTAAATGAGCTTAAAAAGCGTTTTAATGTCCTAAGTGCGATTAGATATATGATAGAAAATCCAGATATTATAAGTAAAGATTTCAAAGAGTTATTTGAGATTATAAAAGTTGAGCTAGATAGTCAAAACTATAATATTTTAAACTCATATGTCAATGAAAATGAGATTAGAATTTATGTCCAAACACCAAGCGGACTTGAAGAGTTAGTTATAGATGACTCTTTATTTGTCAATCCTTTATACATTGAGGCAGTTCATATATACTCTAAGATGAAAGAGCGTGAGATCGATCTTAATGGGGATCCTTTAGAAATCTTAGAAAATATCGAAAAAAGTGCGAAAAAAGGTGCTTATATCCAGCGTTACAAAGGTTTAGGTGAGATGAATCCAGAGCAACTTTGGGAGACTACTATGAATCCAGAAAATCGCCGTTTGCTTAAAATAGATGTCAAAGATATGCAAAGTGCAAGTGATATATTTGAGCTATTTATGGGTGATGAGGTCGAGCCAAGGCGAGAGTATATCCAAGCTCATGCTAAAGATGTTAAGCATTTAGATGTATAAGGATAGGTATGCAAAATTTAAAATATGGTGAAAAAATCATAGCCCAATTTGACCTTGATAAGGATTTTGAGATATGGCCAAATAGTGCTAATAAAGATTACGCTATTAAAATTACACTACCTGAGTTTGCTTGTTTTTGTCCAAGGAGTGGCTATCCAGATTTTGCTACAATTTATCTTACATATGTTCCTGATAAATTTGTAGTAGAGTTAAAAGCTTTAAAACTATATATCAATAGCTTTTTAAATCGCCATATCAGCCACGAAGCTAGTATAAATGAAATTTATGATACATTAGATAGTAAGTTAAAACCAAAATATTTAAGAGTTGTGGGTGATTTTAATCCAAGGGGCAATGTCCATACAATCATAGAAGTAGATAGTAATATGATAAGAGAGCAAAAATATGATACAAGCTCTATTGAATTCCAAAGTACTAGGAAATTTAACTAATGATAAACCCAAGGCTTATTGAGCATATTTTTAAAGCGGCCAATATCTCAAGGTGGAATGACTACCCTAAAATGGTTGATTTATTAGAATTAGATAAACAAGCTCATAAATTTATCATTGCCTATTTTATCGCTAAGCTTGAAAATAATATAGATATGCGATATATAATCGAAGGTGGGGTGTTTGAGTTTTTAAGTAGAGTTGTGGTTACTGATATTCGCCCAGATGTCTTTCATCACATTCAAAAGACCAAAGCTTCTCAGATAAATAGCTGGGTTTTAACGAATTTAGAGCCATTAATAGATGATATAGATGGGGGTAAATTTCTAGAAAGATTTAGGAATTTTATAGATGATAAATCTCATCTAAAAGAGAAATTAATCTTAAAAGCTGCTAGCTATCTAGCTACAAAATGGGAATTTAGTATCGTATATCAAACTAGTAAATTTTTAAATAATATCGATGAGTTAAAACAGCAAGTAGATGAGGAGTTAGAGGATTATTATGAGCTAATTGGTGTTAGGAAAATTGCGATGAATCAAAAATTAGCTCGTATTGTTGATTTAAGCGGAAGATTGAGATTTCAAAAGCGCTGGGCACAAACTAGTAGAATTCCAGAAACTGCAGTTTTAGGGCATATGCTTGTTGTGGCGATATTTGGTTATTTTTATTCACTTAAAGTTGGGGCAAATTCAAAAAGATTAGAAAATAATTTTTATTGTGCTTTATTCCACGATTTACCAGAGAGCCTAACTCGTGATATTATAAGCCCTGTTAAATATGGCATTGATGGGTTAAATGAGATAATTAGCGAGTATGAGATGAGACTGATTGAAGATAAAATTCTCCCATATGTCCCACAAAGCTTTAGAGATGAATTTAGCTATATTTTAGGCGTTAGAAATGATAATGGAGTGCTTAAAAAACATGAATTTGAAAATAGAATTTGCCGCACAACTCCGCAGCCATATCATGGAAGTATGGATAATGTAAATGGTGATGAATTTAGTAGCATTGATGGAAAAGCACTTAAATATTGTGATAATCTAGCTGCTTTTGTGGAGGCTGGGCTATCTATAAGCTATGGTGTAAAGAGTAAAGATTTAGTCCAAGGTTTTCAAAATATAAGAGCTAAATTTAAAAGAAATCCAAAGATCGAAGGGGTGGATTTTAATCAAATTTGTATAGATTTTATGGAGTATTTAGGTATAGAAAACCTCTCCCCAGATGACTGCGGCACACACCTGTAAAAAGTGCTCTGCTATGTTCCCATCCTGAAGCGGTGCTTTTTAAAAGCATTGCACAGGTCTAAGGAAAGGCGGATGAAATTATATCCATATTTTACTTAAAGTAGGATTATGATGAGTTATAAATTAAATTTTTTATCTATTTTTCGTGAGCTTTTTGTCCCACATTACCGCTCTTTAGAGTTTAGAGCTAAAATTTTAACTGCCATGCTAATTGCTAAAAAGAGTATATCAGATAGTGATTATTACGAAGTAGAAGATATAGCAAAAGATATATATGGCAATGATGAGAAGAGAATCCACATCTTAGTCCAAACGATAAAAGAGTATGTAGATAAGGCAACTCAAGGCAGTAAGCTAAATTTGGATATTTTATTAAAAGATATAGATTATGAGTTAAAATCAATTAAAAGATATGTCAAAAAGATTGATTTTGAACATCTTAGAAGATTGATGATTAATAGCGATGAGACTGATGCTGTTTTTCAACAGCAGGTGTATGAATTTTTCCTAAATGAGGTTAGAATTTACTCACATAATTAAAATCACAATCGCTAAAATATTAAGAAATTTTAAATCTATCGCCGATTTTAATCCTACCTTCATACTCAAATTCAGTAATCTCTAGCGCCTTATCAGCGCATTTTACCCAAAATCCATTTTTGCTAATTCCCACTATAGCGCCATTTACGCACTTATATGTTGGAGCATTTTGATGATATATTGCTTTTATTATTTTCATCTCTTTATCATTTATTATAGCCCTTGCTAGTGGAGCTGGATGAGTGATCGCACGGATAAAGTTAAACACATCACGGCTATTTTGATTCCAATCAATCATCTCATCGCCAAATTTTCTTTGTGTGCAGTAAAAGCCGTATTTATCGATATTTGATTGCTTAATTGGCTTAAAATCTCCACCTAAAATCATCTTTAAAGCCTCATATAAAACATACCCACACTGGTTGTGAGCCGTTTGTAGCAGTGTGGAGTAGTCATCACTATCGTTAATCTCATAGTGCTTTTGTAAAATTATATCGCCTGTATCAATTCCTTCATCTATATAATGCACAGTGATACCAAAGCTCTTTTCATCATTTATCAAAGCCCAATTTAAGATATTTCTACCACGATAAAATGGCAAAGCACCAGCGTGACAGTTGATCGCACCAAGTGGTGTTAGATCTATAACTTGGCGTTTAAAAATTTGGTCAAATGACATAGAGACCAAAATATCACACTTAAATTTAGCAATTTTGGATATAAACTCAAGCGAATTTATATCTTTATGTTTTAAAATCTCAATCCCATAATCTTTGGCAAATTTAGCTAAAATTTCATCATCTGAGCCATTTCTAACGCAGATAAAAGCAATTTGCATATTTGGGTCTTTAATGATTATTTTAAAAGCATTATGAGACCAAATCCCATCAGCGAAGTAGCCGATTTTTAAATTTCTATTAAGGTTTGTACCCCCCCCTAAGCTCATCATACACCTCCAAAAATTAATCTATAAAATCTCTAAGCATCTTAATCTCATCAGCCCAAATACTCTCATCAATAGTCTCTAAAATCAAAGGAATTTCATCGATTTTAGGATCATTCATAATGGATTTAAAGGCTTGCTTACCAATTAGCCCCACTCCTAAGCTATCGTGGCGATCTTTGCGTGAGCCAAGAGCTCCTTTGCTATCATTTACATGCATTCCGCTAAGGTATTTATACCCAACTATCTTATCAAATTCGCTCATAGTTTTAGCATAACTCTCATCATCTCTAATATCATAACCACTAGCAAATAGATGGCAAGTATCGATACACACGCCTACACGACTGCTATCCTTACTCATAGCGATCAATGCTGCTAGATGCTCAAATTTATATCCTAGATTGCTACCTTGACCGGCGGTATTTTCGATAACTAGCTTGATATTTGATGAGTTTTGAAGTAGAGCATTCATCTGTTGTGCTATTAACTCCAAGCACTCATCTTCGCTTATTTGCTTTAGATGTGAGCCTGGATGAAAGTTAATAAGCTCAATCCCTAAGGCTTCGCACCTTTTAATCTCATCTAAAAATGAGTCAAAACTCTTAGTCCTAGCTTGTGGATCTGGATGACCTAAATTTACCAAATAGCTATTATGAGCTAGGATATACTCTGGCTTTATATTGGATTTATTTAAATTTGATTTAAACTCATTAATATCGCTTTGGGTTAGTGGCTTTGCACTCCATTGTCTTTGATTTTTAACAAACAAAGCAAAGGCATCCGCTCCGATATTTACGGCATTTTGCACCGCATTTGCCACTCCACCACTTGCACTTACATGGGCTCCGATACGCTTCATTGTAACTCTCTTATTATGATTTTTACCATATTTTTACTATCAATAAATTTAACTAAATTATCGCAAACTTCATATTTTATCATTTTATTAGCTATATTTTGCTCAAATCCGCAATTAGTTTTTTGAAGATTTGCCCCATCATAGATTGGAATTTTAGATATGATATTATCTAAGATCTCATCATAGTGAGTTGATCTTAGATATTTTATATTAAAGCTTTGATAATCACTACAAACCCCATTAATACAGATATTTTCAGCTAGTTTTAAATTTAAAACTAACGCCCCGCTATTGTAGATTTGAATTTGAGTTTGATTAGTATATTTATGTATAAATCCAGCATCGCTAATACGCAAATTAGGCGTAATAAAACTAAATAAAACGCTACTAGAGTGCTGCGGCTGATAGGCAAAACATCCTAAAAATAGTGTAGCAAATGCTGACAAAATAGAGATTTTAAAGCTAAATTTATATATACTCAAAGTAAGCCTTTTTCAAATTTGTTAAATTATATATCTATTTTGTAAATCTTTAATATTTTTAAGTAGCATTTAAGTAAGATTTCTATATAATTCCACTCACGCAACCGCAGTGGCCCCTTCGTCTAGCGGTTAGGACATCGCCCTTTCACGGCGGTAACACGAGTTCGAGTCTCGTAGGGGTCACCACCTATATTCTTATTTTATAAATCTTTTTTATATTTCATTTCTCAATATTTTTTTAGTTTATTTTAAATTCATTAGCCCTAAGTTAATTATATATTTATTCTTTAAATTAAGCCAAATTTTACTATAATAAAGTTCAAAAATGCCGATATAAGGCTAAATTTAAAAGGAAAAATTATGCAAAATGGTAGAAAAAAAGATATTGATGAGCTAAAAAATGATATATCAAAAAAAGATGAGAGAGATTTAACTGAAGATGAGAAAAAATTTAAAGAGTTAGATTCAAAAATAGCTCAAAAAATCAAAAATGAAGAAGAGATTACCACTTTAGATAAAAATATAACTGCGATGATGCCTTATGCTATCGATACTTCGCTTACTCTATTTGGGCTTGAAGAGAATAAGAAATTTGGCGTTTTTATGGGTAAGGATCCACTAGATTTAAATATCGTAAATCTTGATACCAAAGAGTATTTATATGAGAGTCCAGCCAAAGATGTAGAGAAAAAAATTATAGAATTTGAAGAGGAGTATGCTAGGCATAGAGCGCTTTTTATCTATGGAATTGGCAATGGCGTTTTCTTAAAATCTATCTTGGCTAATCCAACGCATAAAAAGATATTTGTCTTCGAGCCAGAGATTGAAATTTTATATGCCGCACTTAGCTTGATTGACTTTTCTAGGGATATTTTTACTGATAGGCTTGTTATTTTAGATTCGCACAAGGTTACATTTTTGCAATTTTATATCATCTGCAAAATGCCTGATGTATTTCATAGCTTTAGGCTTTATAATTTGCATATTATCGATGATTATTATAATAATGAAAAGTATCAAGAGAATATCTTAGAATTAAATAAAACTATGCAAAAAGCAATCGTCCAAACCCTATATGAGCGTGGCAATGACTCTAAAGATTGTCTTTTAGGAATGATTCAAACCACCCAGCATCTCCCAGATGTATTTGGTGCTATACCTCTTAGAGATATTATAAATAGACGCAAAGGCAAGATAGACTCAGCCGTAGTCGTATCTACTGGCCCATCGCTTCATAAGCAGCTACCAATACTTAAAAAACTTGCTCCATATACAATTATAATAGCCGTTGATGCGAGTTATCCAATTTTAAAAGAGCATGGGATTAAGCCTGATTATGTAACATCAATAGAGAGAATTCCTCCTACTCCAGACTTTTTCAAGCCTACTAGGACTAAATTTGATGATGGGATTATCTTTGTTGTGGCCTCTCTTACTCATC encodes:
- a CDS encoding motility associated factor glycosyltransferase family protein; the encoded protein is MQNGRKKDIDELKNDISKKDERDLTEDEKKFKELDSKIAQKIKNEEEITTLDKNITAMMPYAIDTSLTLFGLEENKKFGVFMGKDPLDLNIVNLDTKEYLYESPAKDVEKKIIEFEEEYARHRALFIYGIGNGVFLKSILANPTHKKIFVFEPEIEILYAALSLIDFSRDIFTDRLVILDSHKVTFLQFYIICKMPDVFHSFRLYNLHIIDDYYNNEKYQENILELNKTMQKAIVQTLYERGNDSKDCLLGMIQTTQHLPDVFGAIPLRDIINRRKGKIDSAVVVSTGPSLHKQLPILKKLAPYTIIIAVDASYPILKEHGIKPDYVTSIERIPPTPDFFKPTRTKFDDGIIFVVASLTHHESVENLHDKDVCYALRPLNYEMSFKDFKFGYIGGGQSAAHMAWNIAQALECKDVMLIGQDLAYGEDGTSHSKGHIFKETEIPVEEVPIMTQKYGGKGEIQTTFIWNLFRQYFEHNIAMLQRSDPNYKLYNCTEGGARIEGTTEIPFKEMADKIIAKGKKKSFKPILPISKEKQEQHLKKAIKNITGIFKTGHKIQKKCERLYLQIAKEIEKSKKLKEKDKKDKINYDKLQKLSFEIDKLKEYVFKDRIFMSSFYGICGAMLNSQELELAVISARRADSEEEKNDKLFEWVSCQSYWIFSLAGSIDATLGKLADAASGFMDSYKLLEQ
- a CDS encoding methionyl-tRNA formyltransferase; its protein translation is MSLGGGTNLNRNLKIGYFADGIWSHNAFKIIIKDPNMQIAFICVRNGSDDEILAKFAKDYGIEILKHKDINSLEFISKIAKFKCDILVSMSFDQIFKRQVIDLTPLGAINCHAGALPFYRGRNILNWALINDEKSFGITVHYIDEGIDTGDIILQKHYEINDSDDYSTLLQTAHNQCGYVLYEALKMILGGDFKPIKQSNIDKYGFYCTQRKFGDEMIDWNQNSRDVFNFIRAITHPAPLARAIINDKEMKIIKAIYHQNAPTYKCVNGAIVGISKNGFWVKCADKALEITEFEYEGRIKIGDRFKIS
- the queF gene encoding preQ(1) synthase; translated protein: MQNLKYGEKIIAQFDLDKDFEIWPNSANKDYAIKITLPEFACFCPRSGYPDFATIYLTYVPDKFVVELKALKLYINSFLNRHISHEASINEIYDTLDSKLKPKYLRVVGDFNPRGNVHTIIEVDSNMIREQKYDTSSIEFQSTRKFN
- the dnaA gene encoding chromosomal replication initiator protein DnaA — protein: MLGVEAIEILSQEISKSEMDNYISQIKFNEKSSNSQRVVFIAPNELIARFIQTKYSNKLASIYEIHTGLKPQVIITTQKADLNIKLKDVNVKEIKSQSSLLNPSYTFDNFVVGDSNQFAFISSKQVATNPGKAYNPLFIYGPTGLGKTHLLQSIGNECLENGKTVICITSEQFTSDFIRNVENRTMNKFKEKYRNCDVLLIDDVQFFHKSEKTQEEFFHTFNEIHSKNGQIVMTSDKPPKMLKGFEERLKSRFEWGLMADITPPELDTKIRIIKTKCEFDKIELSDDIIEYIASNMGDNIREIESAIININAFANIMRQNITLEFAKNVIKDQIKEKKEAISLENIIQYVSYEMNIKPSDIKSKNRTKNIVEARRICIYLAKTLTPNSMPQLASHFGLKDHSAVSHNIKKINNLIENDSYFKARLEELKNKILSKE
- the gyrB gene encoding DNA topoisomerase (ATP-hydrolyzing) subunit B, with the protein product MENLEKKDYGAGNIKVLKGLEAVRKRPGMYIGDTNINGLHHMIYEVVDNSIDEAMAGYCDTIDIELTNEGSAIITDNGRGIPVDIHPTEKISAATVVLTVLHAGGKFDKDTYKVSGGLHGVGVSVVNALSKKLVLNIKRDGKLHRQEFAEGIPQSDLEVIKTTNRTGTSVEFWPDDTIFEITKFDREILAKRFRELAYLNPKITINFKDQRDGFKESYHFDGGLESFVTDMNKSNPVSKAVSFSGGEDDVIVDFALLYNDTYSENLLSFVNNIKTPDGGTHEAGFRAGLTRAITNYIAANAATREKDTKITGDDIREGLIAVVSVKVPEPQFEGQTKGKLGSSYVKPIVQKMTFEVLCKYFEENPNEAKAIMNKALMAARGREAAKKARDLTRKKDSLNSVGTLPGKLADCQSKDPSESEIYLVEGDSAGGSAKQGRDRVFQAILPLRGKILNVEKSRLDKILKSEEIKNMITAFGCGIGDEFDASKLRYHKIIIMTDADVDGSHIQTLLLTFFFRFLTPIIENGNVYLAQPPLYRYKKGKKEIYLKDEKALNEFLIETGIESEDFQGVGSNDLIDYLKLISTYRTVLNELKKRFNVLSAIRYMIENPDIISKDFKELFEIIKVELDSQNYNILNSYVNENEIRIYVQTPSGLEELVIDDSLFVNPLYIEAVHIYSKMKEREIDLNGDPLEILENIEKSAKKGAYIQRYKGLGEMNPEQLWETTMNPENRRLLKIDVKDMQSASDIFELFMGDEVEPRREYIQAHAKDVKHLDV
- the nfo gene encoding deoxyribonuclease IV; the encoded protein is MKRIGAHVSASGGVANAVQNAVNIGADAFALFVKNQRQWSAKPLTQSDINEFKSNLNKSNIKPEYILAHNSYLVNLGHPDPQARTKSFDSFLDEIKRCEALGIELINFHPGSHLKQISEDECLELIAQQMNALLQNSSNIKLVIENTAGQGSNLGYKFEHLAALIAMSKDSSRVGVCIDTCHLFASGYDIRDDESYAKTMSEFDKIVGYKYLSGMHVNDSKGALGSRKDRHDSLGVGLIGKQAFKSIMNDPKIDEIPLILETIDESIWADEIKMLRDFID
- the dnaN gene encoding DNA polymerase III subunit beta; the protein is MKVLIKKNILETIIINTNSYLDKKDLSSITSHIFISAKDSLLTIKATDNEIGLSYKASNVNIIDEGIATANGKKLLDIIKSLKDGEIMLETVQNHLYIKQNNSKYRLPMQKADDFPDFPTIENKKRFNINAANLSKSLKKITNSIENTNSKIELTGALIDIKNENINLVGTDTKRLSIYTLDIKSENEPFSIIIPKKAIVEIQKIFYENIEIYYDENIFISISQNFEFFTKLINGRYPDYARVIPKESKINITLNREKMIEGIKTISMLSEIIKITITPENISFESINNDNSEAKTIIEQKFNIEENIILGVKNRFILDFLSSIEDSEFTLSYNDIGLPFVLSCEELKTIIMPINI